The following proteins are co-located in the Polystyrenella longa genome:
- a CDS encoding Uma2 family endonuclease produces the protein MENNLTLEDYLEHRYDLTDEGRWHDLVAGKLVAREQPSDALGVAILNMTRLLGNYFMATAAEQSAYACFELGLILAREPDSVRFPAISVYRDGNRFEHLDELTTDQLPMVVIDHSHGPLKNSELAREYLSSGTQNVWLIDSQSRVLEVYRQGETVELARFDADFTPEAEWPGLRIHVPDLFTESLGRKTASA, from the coding sequence ATGGAAAACAATTTGACTCTGGAGGACTATCTGGAACATCGATACGACCTGACCGACGAGGGCCGTTGGCACGACCTCGTTGCGGGAAAACTGGTCGCGCGGGAACAGCCTTCCGATGCACTGGGAGTCGCTATTCTGAATATGACGCGGCTACTGGGAAACTACTTTATGGCCACCGCAGCCGAGCAGTCCGCCTACGCCTGCTTTGAACTGGGGCTGATACTCGCACGCGAACCCGATTCGGTTCGGTTCCCCGCGATTTCGGTCTATCGCGACGGCAACCGGTTTGAGCATCTCGATGAATTAACAACCGACCAACTGCCGATGGTAGTCATTGATCATTCCCATGGGCCGCTTAAGAATAGCGAACTGGCCCGGGAGTACTTGAGTAGTGGGACACAAAATGTCTGGCTGATCGACAGTCAGTCACGGGTACTGGAGGTCTACCGACAGGGAGAGACTGTCGAACTCGCTCGATTCGACGCGGACTTTACTCCGGAAGCAGAGTGGCCCGGTTTACGAATTCACGTTCCCGATCTGTTCACTGAATCATTAGGGCGCAAAACCGCTTCCGCCTGA
- the rfbD gene encoding dTDP-4-dehydrorhamnose reductase, producing MRILILGANGQLGTACSQVFKEHTLTQWTREDLDLVKLPDIETKLAEAEPELIINCAAHNQVDKAEHEPGLAYVVNALGPRRVAFYCQTHHIPLVHVSTDYVFGMDGDHSTPFTEEDKPGPLSAYATSKLAGEYFVRNECDQHFVIRTCGLFGPTRLEGKGNFVETMLELAADQKALTVVNDQHCTPTYAFDLAVAISKLIETEAYGLYHATNHGATTWYDFALEIFKCANIDIEVKPITSAQFSRPAKRPGYSLLDCSKLKSVIGTNLPDWQQGLLDYLDLRAQHAPSEP from the coding sequence ATGCGAATTCTAATTCTGGGAGCCAATGGGCAACTGGGAACCGCCTGCAGTCAGGTTTTCAAAGAACATACACTCACCCAGTGGACCCGCGAAGATCTCGATCTGGTGAAGCTGCCCGATATTGAAACCAAACTGGCAGAAGCAGAACCGGAACTGATCATCAACTGCGCCGCTCATAACCAGGTCGACAAAGCAGAGCACGAACCCGGCTTGGCGTACGTCGTCAACGCGCTGGGACCCCGCCGGGTCGCGTTCTATTGTCAGACACACCACATCCCTCTGGTGCATGTCAGTACCGACTATGTTTTCGGCATGGACGGAGACCACTCGACCCCTTTCACGGAAGAGGACAAACCAGGTCCGCTCTCCGCCTATGCCACCAGTAAATTGGCGGGCGAATATTTCGTGCGGAATGAATGTGACCAGCACTTTGTGATTCGCACCTGCGGCCTGTTCGGGCCCACCCGCTTGGAAGGGAAAGGGAACTTCGTCGAAACGATGCTCGAACTGGCGGCAGATCAAAAGGCACTCACCGTCGTCAACGACCAGCACTGCACCCCAACCTACGCCTTCGATCTCGCCGTGGCCATCAGCAAGTTAATCGAGACCGAAGCCTACGGCCTTTATCACGCAACGAACCATGGCGCCACCACCTGGTACGATTTCGCGCTGGAGATTTTCAAATGTGCGAACATCGACATCGAAGTGAAACCGATCACCTCCGCACAATTCTCACGCCCAGCCAAGCGTCCCGGTTACAGTCTGCTCGATTGTTCCAAGCTGAAATCAGTCATCGGCACAAATTTACCCGACTGGCAACAAGGCCTGCTGGACTACCTCGATCTTCGCGCACAACACGCTCCCAGCGAACCCTGA
- a CDS encoding P-loop NTPase family protein, with protein sequence MSSTISCLEDLIDLLQAENTPVRILIVGATGSGKSTLGELLSENLEVLYRSLDELHWNPNWDPKPEAEFIANLQEVIDQDEWIVDGNYNQVQHLIIPKTTCIIWLNYSFWTTFRQLLKRTCHRSWTKGLLYGGNQESFSKAFFTRDSILLWLCTSYPKIQRRYRPLFADPELQSPKLMFELNHPAQARSRKS encoded by the coding sequence ATGTCTTCTACCATCTCCTGTCTCGAAGACCTGATTGATCTGCTTCAAGCGGAGAACACTCCGGTGCGAATTCTCATCGTGGGAGCAACAGGGAGTGGTAAATCGACGCTGGGAGAACTCCTGTCGGAAAATCTAGAGGTGTTGTATCGCTCGCTGGACGAACTTCATTGGAACCCCAATTGGGATCCCAAACCGGAAGCGGAATTCATCGCCAATCTACAGGAAGTCATCGATCAGGATGAATGGATTGTCGATGGCAATTACAATCAGGTGCAGCATCTCATCATCCCGAAGACAACCTGTATTATCTGGCTGAACTATTCATTCTGGACGACGTTCCGGCAGTTGCTGAAACGGACCTGTCACCGCAGTTGGACGAAGGGATTATTATACGGTGGAAACCAGGAATCGTTTTCCAAAGCCTTCTTTACGCGCGACTCAATCCTCCTCTGGCTTTGCACGTCCTATCCCAAGATCCAACGCCGTTACCGGCCTCTCTTTGCCGACCCAGAATTACAATCGCCAAAGCTGATGTTCGAATTAAACCATCCCGCCCAGGCACGAAGTCGGAAGTCATGA